One window from the genome of Acuticoccus sp. I52.16.1 encodes:
- a CDS encoding ABC transporter permease has translation MERLRPILVRVAQAIPVVIGVVVISFVLTRALPGDPAVYFAGAAADEASIAEVRAELGLDQPLPVQFLYYVQDLATGDLGRSLSTGQPVAADLARRLPASLELTLVALLVSCLVAVPLGVLAATRPGSWVDHLCRVLVTTGVSMPTFFTGILLIYVFYYLLGWAPSPLGRLDFMYLEPDKVTGFFLFDAALARDGETFMAALKQLALPALTLALFTMAPIARMTRAAMLSALSSDFIRTARAAGLTRTKVLYGYALRNALLPVVTTLGMVFSFTLGANVLVEKVFAWPGIGSYAVEALVASDYAAVQGFVLAMALLFVALNLVIDIVYAAIDPRIGFESR, from the coding sequence ATGGAGCGGCTGAGACCGATACTGGTTCGGGTCGCCCAGGCGATCCCGGTCGTCATCGGCGTGGTGGTGATCAGCTTCGTGCTGACCCGCGCGCTGCCGGGCGACCCCGCGGTCTACTTCGCCGGCGCCGCCGCCGACGAAGCGTCGATTGCCGAGGTCCGCGCCGAGCTGGGCCTCGACCAGCCGCTCCCCGTTCAGTTCCTGTACTACGTGCAGGACCTCGCGACCGGCGATCTCGGTCGCTCCTTGTCCACCGGGCAGCCGGTTGCCGCCGATCTGGCGCGGCGGCTGCCCGCCTCGCTGGAGTTGACGCTCGTGGCGCTGCTGGTGTCGTGCCTCGTCGCGGTGCCGCTCGGCGTGCTGGCGGCGACCCGGCCGGGGTCGTGGGTCGACCACCTCTGCCGCGTGCTCGTCACCACCGGCGTCTCGATGCCGACCTTCTTCACCGGCATCCTGCTGATCTACGTCTTCTATTATCTCCTCGGCTGGGCACCCTCGCCGCTCGGCCGGCTCGACTTCATGTATCTCGAGCCCGACAAGGTGACCGGCTTCTTCCTGTTCGACGCGGCGCTCGCCCGCGACGGCGAAACCTTCATGGCCGCGCTGAAGCAGCTGGCATTGCCGGCGCTCACACTGGCGCTCTTCACCATGGCGCCGATCGCCCGGATGACCCGCGCGGCGATGCTCTCGGCACTTTCGTCCGACTTCATCCGCACCGCGCGCGCCGCCGGGCTGACGCGCACCAAGGTGCTCTACGGCTATGCGCTGCGCAACGCGCTGCTGCCGGTGGTGACGACGCTCGGCATGGTCTTCTCCTTCACGCTCGGCGCCAACGTGCTGGTGGAGAAGGTGTTCGCCTGGCCCGGCATCGGCTCCTACGCGGTCGAGGCGCTGGTCGCGTCCGACTACGCGGCCGTGCAGGGCTTCGTCCTCGCCATGGCGCTCCTTTT
- a CDS encoding ABC transporter substrate-binding protein, with translation MTTISRRSILKGAGAGIAASSLPFSALFPAHAAPGGVLVAVHGETINSLDLHRTGTNRPSYQIAVNCYDRLVAFGIKTLEDGSLSYDYATIKPDIAESWEVSEDGTVYTFKLRDDVTFQDGKPVTAHDVKWSFDRAVTVGGFPTVQMKAGGLDRPDQFEALDDHTFVITLDRASKLTLPDLAVPVPFILNSEVAKANATADDPWALEYVHNHTIGSGAFSVVRWDPGQQLVYERNDNWHGDLPGVTRLILREVPSQATRRALIERGDVQLSFNIPNKDAKELEDKGLAVYSTPIENSIHVVGLNTDFEPFTDPNVRKAIAYAIPYDEIFQTAAYGRGIPMWGGPQEVTSTEWPQPSPYVHDLDKAREFLAQSGYADGFEVPFSIDLNQADWMEPTALLIIENLAKIGITSTLEKIPGANWRTASLVEKRLALHLEGFGGWLNYPDYYFFWAYQDGHLFNSSNYKNDEIEALVEETLFLPTSDPAWAPKIMRMFEIAFEDIPRIPLWQPALNVASNGADGYAFWFHRQLDARTLSPASS, from the coding sequence ATGACCACGATTTCGAGACGATCCATCCTGAAGGGCGCGGGCGCGGGCATCGCCGCTTCCTCGCTGCCTTTCTCCGCCCTCTTCCCCGCGCACGCCGCGCCCGGCGGTGTCCTCGTCGCGGTGCATGGCGAGACCATCAACAGCCTCGACCTGCACCGCACCGGCACCAACCGGCCGAGCTACCAGATCGCGGTGAACTGCTACGACCGCCTCGTCGCCTTCGGCATCAAGACGCTGGAGGATGGGAGCCTCTCGTACGACTACGCCACCATCAAGCCGGACATCGCCGAGAGCTGGGAGGTGTCAGAGGACGGCACCGTCTACACGTTCAAGCTGCGCGACGACGTGACGTTCCAGGACGGCAAGCCGGTCACCGCGCACGACGTGAAGTGGTCGTTCGACCGTGCGGTGACGGTCGGCGGCTTCCCCACCGTGCAGATGAAGGCCGGCGGCCTGGACCGTCCGGACCAGTTCGAGGCGTTGGACGACCACACCTTCGTCATCACCCTCGACCGCGCATCCAAGCTCACCCTGCCGGACCTTGCCGTGCCGGTGCCGTTCATCCTCAACTCCGAGGTCGCCAAGGCCAACGCCACCGCGGACGACCCGTGGGCGCTGGAATACGTCCACAATCACACCATCGGCTCGGGCGCGTTCTCGGTGGTCCGGTGGGATCCGGGCCAGCAGCTCGTCTATGAGCGCAACGACAATTGGCACGGCGACCTGCCGGGCGTGACGCGGCTGATCCTGCGCGAGGTGCCGAGCCAGGCCACCCGGCGCGCGCTCATCGAGCGGGGCGACGTGCAGCTCTCCTTCAATATCCCCAACAAGGATGCCAAGGAGCTGGAGGACAAGGGCCTCGCCGTCTACTCGACGCCGATCGAGAACTCGATCCACGTCGTCGGCCTCAACACCGACTTCGAGCCGTTCACCGACCCGAACGTGCGCAAGGCGATCGCCTACGCGATCCCCTACGACGAGATCTTCCAGACCGCCGCCTATGGCCGCGGCATCCCCATGTGGGGCGGCCCGCAGGAGGTCACCAGCACCGAGTGGCCGCAGCCCTCGCCCTATGTCCACGACCTCGACAAGGCGCGCGAGTTCCTGGCGCAGTCGGGCTATGCGGACGGGTTCGAGGTGCCGTTCTCGATCGACCTCAACCAGGCCGACTGGATGGAGCCCACCGCGCTCCTCATCATCGAGAACCTCGCCAAGATCGGCATCACTTCCACGCTGGAGAAGATCCCCGGAGCCAATTGGCGCACCGCGTCGCTGGTCGAGAAGCGCCTCGCGTTGCACCTCGAAGGGTTCGGCGGCTGGCTGAACTACCCGGACTACTACTTCTTCTGGGCCTACCAGGACGGGCACCTCTTCAACTCGTCGAACTACAAGAACGACGAGATCGAGGCGCTGGTCGAGGAGACCTTGTTCCTCCCGACCAGCGACCCGGCGTGGGCGCCGAAGATCATGCGCATGTTCGAGATCGCCTTCGAGGACATCCCGCGCATCCCGCTGTGGCAGCCGGCACTCAACGTCGCCTCGAACGGTGCCGACGGCTATGCCTTCTGGTTCCACCGCCAGCTCGACGCGCGCACCCTGTCTCCGGCGAGCTCGTAA
- a CDS encoding LysR family transcriptional regulator, producing the protein MARHLETFRLIEDVARAGSIRKAADDLNITSSALNRRIQRFEDEFGAQVFERLPRGVRLNAAGELLVQHYRMQRSDFDRVQRQVSDLSGVRRGHVSIACSQALQPYFLPRQIARYRADHPGVTFSVYVRDRMAAERELVTFSSDLALVFEPLYLADFEVLASVPQPVYAMMAKDHPLAAKPVVRLRDCLAHPHVVPTAPIGVRHLLDLATQRMSEGLKPVVECDSFELARHYVLEEGAIGFQIPIGLKPEDAGDLAMRPVSERDVAAGHLLLGQMRRRVLPVASARFAVQLTTALAEMETMLLTQGTPAS; encoded by the coding sequence ATGGCACGGCATCTGGAGACCTTCCGCCTGATCGAGGACGTCGCGCGGGCGGGCTCGATCCGTAAGGCGGCGGACGATCTCAACATCACATCGTCGGCGCTGAACCGCCGCATCCAGCGGTTCGAGGACGAGTTCGGCGCCCAGGTGTTCGAGCGGCTGCCGCGCGGTGTGCGGCTGAATGCGGCGGGCGAGCTCCTGGTGCAGCACTATCGGATGCAGCGATCCGACTTCGACCGTGTGCAGCGCCAGGTGTCGGATCTGTCGGGCGTGCGGCGGGGGCATGTGTCGATCGCGTGCAGCCAGGCGCTACAGCCCTACTTTCTACCGCGGCAGATCGCGCGCTACCGGGCGGATCACCCCGGCGTGACCTTCTCGGTCTATGTGCGCGACCGGATGGCGGCGGAGCGCGAGCTGGTGACCTTCTCGAGCGATCTCGCCTTGGTGTTCGAGCCGCTTTATCTCGCCGATTTCGAGGTGCTGGCGAGTGTGCCGCAGCCGGTCTACGCGATGATGGCGAAGGACCACCCGCTCGCCGCCAAGCCGGTGGTGCGCCTGCGCGACTGTCTCGCCCACCCGCACGTGGTGCCGACGGCGCCGATCGGCGTGCGCCACTTGCTCGACCTCGCGACGCAGCGGATGTCCGAAGGGCTGAAGCCGGTGGTGGAGTGCGACAGCTTCGAGCTGGCGCGGCATTATGTGCTGGAGGAGGGAGCGATCGGGTTCCAGATCCCGATCGGCCTGAAGCCGGAGGACGCCGGGGACCTCGCCATGCGGCCGGTGAGCGAGCGGGACGTCGCGGCCGGCCACCTGCTGCTGGGCCAGATGCGCCGCCGCGTCCTTCCGGTCGCCTCGGCCCGCTTCGCGGTGCAGCTGACGACCGCCCTCGCCGAGATGGAGACGATGCTCCTCACGCAAGGAACACCCGCGAGCTGA
- a CDS encoding AtzE family amidohydrolase produces MNLAPFTSAAAIARAVRSGETTARAVVEAMLARIAAVDPVVNAYSVVTAERALARADAVDAGPRDGPLAGVPFAVKNLFDLAGHTTLAGAAVTRSDPPATRDADLVEALEAAGAICVGALHMGEFAYDFTGENAHYGPCRNPHDPARMSGGSSSGSGAATAAGIAPVSLGSDTNGSLRVPASLCGVFSLKPTYGRLPRGGTYPFVDSLDHLGPLARTAEDLALAYDALAAASGARDHAFVRRPAAAPAAERRTERIGIMRGWFEDNAAAEANERRDRALTAFPDHVDVALDGAEAGRAAAYLVTNAESAAFHLPRLRAAPDAFDPDTRDRFLAGALLPAAWIDRAQRVRRWWLEAVLRAFAASDVDVMLAPATPFTAPAIGQKTLTLAGREVPLRPNLGLLAQPFSCIGLPVATVPVFGAGELPLGMQLIARPWDEGAVLSAAARLEAAGFTAHPPRIAAPRLSSVA; encoded by the coding sequence ATGAACCTCGCCCCATTCACCTCCGCCGCCGCCATCGCCCGCGCGGTGCGCAGCGGCGAGACGACCGCCCGCGCCGTCGTCGAGGCGATGCTGGCGCGGATCGCGGCGGTGGACCCGGTGGTGAACGCCTACTCCGTCGTGACCGCCGAGCGCGCCCTCGCCCGCGCCGACGCGGTGGACGCGGGGCCGCGCGACGGCCCTCTCGCCGGCGTTCCCTTCGCGGTGAAGAACCTCTTCGACCTCGCCGGCCACACCACCCTCGCCGGCGCCGCCGTCACGCGAAGCGACCCACCCGCCACCCGCGACGCCGACCTCGTCGAAGCGCTGGAGGCGGCCGGCGCGATCTGCGTCGGCGCGCTGCACATGGGCGAGTTCGCCTACGACTTCACCGGCGAGAACGCCCACTACGGCCCCTGCCGCAACCCGCACGACCCGGCGCGCATGTCGGGTGGGTCGTCCTCCGGATCCGGTGCGGCGACGGCGGCGGGCATCGCCCCCGTCTCGCTGGGGTCGGACACCAACGGCTCCTTGCGCGTCCCCGCCTCGCTGTGCGGCGTCTTCAGCCTCAAGCCGACCTACGGGCGCCTGCCGCGCGGCGGCACCTACCCCTTCGTCGACAGCCTGGATCACCTCGGCCCCCTCGCCCGCACCGCCGAGGATCTCGCCCTCGCCTACGACGCCCTCGCCGCCGCGAGCGGCGCCCGCGATCACGCATTCGTTCGCCGACCGGCCGCGGCGCCGGCGGCGGAGCGGCGGACCGAGCGGATCGGCATCATGCGGGGATGGTTCGAGGACAATGCCGCCGCCGAGGCGAACGAGCGGCGCGACCGTGCGCTCACCGCCTTCCCCGATCACGTCGACGTGGCATTGGACGGCGCGGAGGCGGGCCGCGCCGCCGCCTATCTCGTCACCAATGCGGAGAGCGCGGCCTTCCACCTGCCGCGCCTGCGCGCCGCACCGGACGCCTTCGACCCCGACACGCGCGACCGTTTCCTCGCCGGCGCGCTCCTGCCCGCCGCCTGGATCGACCGGGCCCAGCGCGTGCGCCGCTGGTGGCTGGAGGCTGTGCTGCGAGCCTTCGCCGCCAGCGACGTCGACGTGATGCTCGCCCCGGCGACCCCCTTCACAGCCCCGGCCATCGGCCAGAAGACGTTGACGCTCGCCGGGCGGGAGGTGCCGCTGCGGCCCAACCTCGGCCTCCTCGCCCAGCCGTTCTCGTGCATCGGCCTGCCGGTCGCGACGGTCCCCGTCTTCGGCGCCGGCGAGCTACCGCTCGGCATGCAGCTGATCGCACGGCCCTGGGACGAAGGCGCCGTCCTTAGCGCAGCGGCCCGGCTGGAAGCGGCGGGCTTCACGGCCCACCCGCCCCGGATCGCCGCGCCGCGGCTGAGTTCGGTCGCCTGA
- a CDS encoding AtzG-like protein — MTAFDPEAYLDAAGAAVGLTIADAHRPGVVRFLALAAQMAAALETAPLDPREQAHAPVYTPPRMPDRPSGAAPRRSARP, encoded by the coding sequence ATGACGGCGTTCGACCCCGAGGCCTATCTCGACGCCGCCGGCGCCGCGGTGGGCCTCACCATCGCCGACGCGCACCGGCCAGGGGTCGTGCGCTTCCTGGCGCTCGCGGCGCAGATGGCCGCCGCGCTCGAGACCGCGCCGCTCGATCCGCGCGAGCAGGCGCACGCCCCAGTCTACACGCCGCCGCGCATGCCGGACCGCCCCTCCGGCGCCGCGCCGCGCCGGAGCGCCCGGCCATGA
- a CDS encoding regulator, with the protein MASSTSPAAPRLWTPDDWNALFGLGTNVLVNLLVMTGLLKFVVGLPDALTFGRILPAVGLMLFAGNIYYAWMAYKLARKEGRDTVCALPSGPSVPHMFIVVFVIMMPILGQTGDPVKAWEAGLAWVFIQGFILIGGGFVAPLIRRITPRAALLGTLAGVSIAFISMKPATEIFMTSIIGLTCLGIILVSWFGGVRYPKGLPAGLVAIVVGMVIAWGATALGFPEIGGMSAAALGDAFTNFGVSIPLPAVGHVFSGFEFLGFILVTAIPFGVYDLVEAMDNVESAEAAGDEYSTTEALAAEGTISLVGTLFGSPFANAVYIGHPGWKSMGGRIGYSAATGLFVLGITWFGILAVFLNLVPVVAIAPILLYIGMLIGAQAFQTTPMAHAPAIVLGLVPHLAAWAKTLIDGALGAAGAEVTPELIAGMAQGGVLYEGLGVLGNGAILTGLVLAAVGVFIIEKKLDIAAAFAGAGAVLTFFGFMHGASVGIAVSPMIALAYAMLAGFLVAVARLEAGRESLGITAPVAAE; encoded by the coding sequence ATGGCCTCATCGACCTCGCCCGCCGCGCCGCGTCTGTGGACGCCCGACGACTGGAACGCCCTCTTCGGCCTCGGCACCAACGTCCTCGTCAACCTCCTCGTCATGACGGGGCTCTTGAAGTTCGTCGTCGGCCTGCCCGACGCGCTGACCTTCGGCCGCATCCTGCCTGCCGTGGGGCTGATGCTCTTCGCCGGCAACATCTATTACGCGTGGATGGCCTACAAGCTCGCCCGCAAGGAGGGGCGGGACACGGTCTGTGCGCTGCCCTCCGGGCCGTCGGTGCCGCACATGTTCATCGTGGTGTTCGTCATCATGATGCCGATCCTGGGGCAGACCGGGGATCCGGTGAAGGCGTGGGAGGCGGGGCTCGCCTGGGTGTTCATCCAGGGGTTCATCCTCATCGGCGGCGGCTTCGTCGCCCCGCTGATCCGGCGCATCACGCCGCGCGCGGCGCTGCTCGGGACGCTGGCCGGCGTCTCCATCGCATTCATCTCGATGAAGCCGGCGACCGAGATCTTCATGACCTCGATCATCGGCCTCACCTGCCTCGGCATCATCCTCGTCTCGTGGTTCGGGGGCGTGCGCTACCCCAAGGGGCTGCCGGCGGGTCTCGTCGCCATCGTGGTGGGCATGGTGATCGCCTGGGGCGCGACGGCGCTCGGCTTCCCCGAGATCGGCGGCATGAGCGCGGCGGCGCTGGGCGACGCCTTCACGAACTTCGGCGTCTCGATCCCGCTGCCGGCGGTCGGCCATGTGTTCTCCGGGTTCGAGTTCCTTGGCTTCATCCTCGTCACCGCGATCCCGTTCGGCGTCTACGACCTCGTCGAGGCGATGGACAACGTGGAGAGTGCGGAGGCGGCGGGCGACGAGTACTCCACCACCGAGGCACTCGCCGCGGAGGGCACCATCTCGCTCGTCGGCACGCTGTTCGGCTCGCCGTTCGCCAACGCGGTCTACATCGGCCATCCGGGGTGGAAGTCGATGGGCGGGCGGATCGGTTATTCGGCCGCGACCGGGCTCTTCGTGCTGGGGATCACCTGGTTCGGCATCCTGGCGGTGTTCCTCAACCTGGTGCCGGTGGTCGCGATCGCGCCGATCCTCCTCTACATCGGCATGCTGATCGGCGCGCAGGCGTTCCAGACCACTCCGATGGCCCACGCCCCGGCCATCGTCCTGGGCCTCGTGCCGCACCTCGCCGCCTGGGCGAAGACGCTGATCGACGGTGCGCTGGGCGCGGCCGGGGCCGAGGTGACGCCCGAGCTGATCGCCGGCATGGCCCAGGGCGGCGTCCTCTACGAGGGGCTCGGCGTGCTGGGCAACGGTGCCATCCTCACCGGGCTGGTGCTGGCCGCCGTCGGCGTCTTCATCATCGAGAAGAAGCTCGACATCGCGGCGGCGTTCGCCGGGGCGGGCGCCGTGCTGACCTTCTTCGGCTTCATGCACGGCGCATCGGTCGGGATCGCCGTCTCGCCGATGATCGCGCTCGCCTACGCGATGCTCGCCGGCTTCCTCGTGGCGGTGGCACGGCTGGAGGCGGGGCGCGAGTCGCTCGGCATCACGGCGCCGGTGGCCGCCGAATGA
- a CDS encoding cysteine hydrolase family protein — translation MARIVAEPSPLAFDTPRSALVVIDMQRDFLEPGGFGETLGNDVSLLAAAVGPCRTALTAARAAGMLVIHTREGHRPDLSDAPPAKVERGAPSKRIGDSGPMGRILIRGEPGHDIVDALAPAPGEVVLDKPGKGAFHQTDLAQILVNRGIDTLFVAGVTTEVCVHTTIREGNDRGYRCVALGDACASYFPEFHRVGLEMIKAQGGIFGWVSDSAAFAAALSPSARSNAA, via the coding sequence ATGGCCCGCATCGTCGCCGAACCCTCCCCTCTCGCTTTCGACACCCCCCGGTCCGCCCTCGTCGTCATCGACATGCAGCGCGACTTCCTGGAGCCCGGCGGCTTCGGCGAGACGCTCGGCAACGACGTCTCGCTGCTCGCCGCCGCCGTCGGTCCCTGCCGGACGGCGCTGACGGCCGCCCGCGCGGCGGGAATGCTGGTGATCCACACCCGCGAAGGCCACCGGCCGGACCTTTCCGACGCGCCGCCGGCCAAGGTGGAGCGCGGCGCACCGTCCAAGCGGATCGGCGATTCGGGGCCGATGGGGCGCATCCTCATCCGCGGCGAACCGGGGCACGACATCGTCGACGCGCTGGCGCCGGCGCCCGGCGAGGTCGTGCTCGACAAGCCCGGCAAGGGCGCCTTCCACCAGACCGACCTCGCGCAGATCCTCGTCAATCGCGGGATCGACACGCTGTTCGTCGCCGGCGTGACCACCGAGGTCTGCGTCCACACCACCATCCGCGAGGGCAACGACCGCGGCTACCGCTGCGTCGCGCTGGGCGACGCCTGCGCGTCCTACTTTCCCGAGTTCCACCGTGTCGGCCTCGAGATGATCAAGGCCCAGGGCGGCATCTTCGGCTGGGTCTCCGACTCGGCCGCCTTCGCCGCCGCGCTCTCCCCCTCCGCCCGATCCAACGCCGCCTGA
- a CDS encoding LysR family transcriptional regulator, with product MRHMLTLDLIEAVAKAGSIRKAAEVMNLTSSALNRRLQAFEEEFGTPIFERLPQGVRPNAAGELILKHIRAQRADLHMVRTQVDDLVGVRRGHVAIACSQALTPFYLPDRIAAYRTRHPGVTFSVSVRDRAAAEAELSNYTADLALVFEPVNMADFEILSAIPQPVCAVMAQDHPLASAPRLRLRDCLDVPHVVPSPRFGVRHLLDVALRRTSRRLRPVVEADSFEFMRRYVTHERAVGFEIPIGLTGAVAQGLAVRPLDPADVAPGHLLLGQLLGRTLPVAASRFAEELTQALRAMAPS from the coding sequence ATGCGCCACATGCTGACGCTGGATCTGATCGAGGCCGTCGCCAAGGCGGGGTCGATCCGCAAGGCGGCCGAGGTGATGAACCTCACCTCCTCCGCGCTCAACCGCCGCCTCCAGGCCTTCGAGGAGGAGTTCGGCACACCGATCTTCGAACGGCTGCCCCAGGGGGTGCGCCCCAACGCGGCGGGCGAATTGATCCTCAAACACATCCGCGCGCAGCGGGCGGACCTCCACATGGTCAGGACGCAGGTGGACGACCTCGTCGGCGTGCGGCGCGGCCATGTGGCGATCGCGTGCAGCCAGGCGCTGACGCCGTTTTATCTGCCGGACCGCATCGCCGCCTACCGCACGCGCCACCCGGGCGTGACCTTCTCGGTCAGCGTGCGCGACCGGGCGGCGGCGGAGGCGGAATTGTCGAACTACACCGCGGACCTGGCGCTGGTGTTCGAGCCGGTGAACATGGCCGACTTCGAGATCCTGAGCGCGATCCCGCAGCCGGTCTGCGCGGTGATGGCGCAGGACCATCCGTTGGCGAGCGCGCCCCGGCTGCGCCTGCGCGACTGTCTCGACGTGCCGCACGTCGTCCCATCGCCGCGGTTCGGCGTGCGCCATCTGCTGGACGTCGCGCTGCGCCGCACGTCGCGCCGGCTGCGGCCGGTGGTGGAGGCGGACAGCTTCGAGTTCATGCGTCGGTACGTCACCCACGAGCGGGCGGTCGGCTTCGAGATCCCCATCGGCCTCACCGGAGCCGTGGCGCAGGGGCTGGCGGTGCGCCCGCTCGACCCGGCCGACGTCGCGCCGGGGCATCTGCTGCTGGGCCAGCTTCTCGGGCGCACCCTCCCGGTGGCCGCATCCCGTTTCGCCGAGGAGCTGACCCAGGCGCTGCGGGCGATGGCGCCGTCCTGA
- a CDS encoding acyl-CoA dehydrogenase — MEMIARREIEFWLYDWLQVDRLATLPRFEGQTREDWDAVLDLAERMAASDFLPCNKIADREEPSLDQDGEVRVQPDLRDAMRTWLASGLQLATVDAERGGMQLPVAVASVALAKMMAANVSASAFMMLTIANARVISDSGTPAQVDHFAAPQHEGTSLGTMCLSEPDVGSSLGDITTRATFETDDAIGARYRLAGRKMWISGGGQDVTAQNVHLVLAKIADPDGSLPTGTKGISLFIVPRVLPAALDGARNDVVVAGLNHKMGYRGIPNCLINFGEGTHHRPLGTAGAVGWLLGEPGQGLAIMFQMMNEARINVGLGAASLAWRGYVLSCEYAAERVQGRPLEDRKAPRPVPLLRHPDVRRMLLAQRAIGAGSLALCLYAARLADVARGATDAAERSRAHALLDLLTPIVKSWPSEQGLLANHHAIQVHGGYGYTRDFDVEQLYRDNRLNPIHEGTTGIQGIDLLGRKVLGDGGAGFAGLRAEIEATAARAAAAPALGAMAAALRDAAGEVAGVVDAAIARDDRAVVLADATAFLEAMGHLVVGWLWLDMTLAAGGQDVDPAQAEATTWTCRHYYAAEMPRIAGMLAPLKAGGLTREVPEAMFQPA, encoded by the coding sequence ATGGAGATGATCGCGCGCCGGGAGATCGAGTTCTGGCTCTACGACTGGCTGCAGGTCGACCGTCTCGCCACGCTGCCCCGGTTCGAGGGCCAGACGCGCGAAGACTGGGACGCCGTGCTCGACCTCGCCGAGCGGATGGCCGCGAGCGATTTCCTCCCCTGCAACAAGATCGCCGACCGCGAGGAGCCGAGCCTCGACCAGGACGGCGAAGTGCGGGTGCAGCCGGATCTGCGGGACGCGATGCGCACCTGGCTGGCGTCCGGCCTGCAACTCGCCACGGTCGACGCGGAACGGGGCGGAATGCAACTGCCGGTGGCGGTCGCGAGCGTGGCGCTGGCGAAGATGATGGCGGCCAACGTCTCCGCCTCGGCGTTCATGATGCTGACGATCGCCAACGCCCGCGTGATCTCGGACTCCGGCACCCCGGCGCAGGTGGACCACTTCGCCGCCCCGCAGCATGAGGGCACCTCGCTCGGCACCATGTGCCTGTCCGAGCCCGACGTCGGATCCTCGCTGGGCGACATCACCACCCGGGCCACGTTCGAGACCGACGACGCGATCGGCGCGCGCTACCGGTTGGCGGGGCGCAAGATGTGGATCTCCGGCGGCGGGCAGGACGTCACCGCGCAGAACGTCCACCTCGTGCTGGCCAAGATCGCCGATCCGGACGGGAGCTTGCCGACCGGCACCAAGGGCATCTCCCTCTTCATTGTCCCGCGGGTGCTGCCGGCGGCGCTCGACGGCGCGCGCAACGACGTCGTCGTCGCCGGGCTGAACCACAAGATGGGCTACCGGGGGATTCCCAACTGCCTCATCAACTTCGGCGAGGGGACACACCATCGGCCGCTGGGCACGGCGGGAGCGGTGGGCTGGCTCCTGGGCGAGCCGGGGCAGGGCCTGGCGATCATGTTCCAGATGATGAACGAGGCGCGGATCAACGTCGGCCTCGGAGCGGCGTCGCTGGCGTGGCGGGGTTATGTGCTGTCCTGCGAGTATGCGGCCGAGCGCGTCCAGGGCCGGCCGCTGGAGGACCGCAAGGCGCCGCGCCCGGTGCCGCTGCTGCGCCACCCGGACGTGCGGCGCATGCTGTTGGCGCAGCGGGCGATCGGCGCCGGTTCGCTGGCGCTCTGCCTCTATGCGGCCCGGCTCGCGGACGTCGCGCGGGGGGCGACGGACGCGGCCGAGCGGTCTCGCGCCCACGCGCTCCTCGATCTGCTGACGCCGATCGTCAAGTCGTGGCCGTCCGAGCAGGGGCTCCTCGCCAACCATCACGCGATCCAGGTCCACGGCGGCTACGGCTACACCCGCGACTTCGACGTCGAGCAGCTCTACCGCGACAACCGCCTCAACCCGATCCACGAGGGCACCACCGGCATCCAGGGCATCGACCTCCTGGGCCGCAAGGTGCTGGGCGACGGCGGCGCCGGTTTCGCCGGGCTCCGCGCCGAGATCGAGGCGACGGCCGCGCGCGCGGCCGCCGCCCCCGCGCTGGGCGCGATGGCGGCGGCGCTGCGCGACGCGGCCGGCGAAGTGGCGGGGGTGGTCGATGCGGCGATCGCGCGGGACGACCGGGCGGTCGTGCTGGCGGACGCGACGGCCTTCCTGGAGGCGATGGGCCACCTCGTCGTCGGCTGGCTGTGGCTCGACATGACGCTCGCGGCCGGCGGCCAGGACGTGGACCCGGCGCAGGCCGAGGCGACGACCTGGACCTGCCGCCACTACTACGCCGCCGAGATGCCGCGGATCGCCGGTATGCTCGCCCCGCTGAAGGCCGGCGGCCTGACGCGTGAGGTGCCGGAGGCGATGTTCCAGCCGGCGTGA